The DNA sequence TTCTTTATTGCTCTTCCAAATTACAGTTGCTTAATTGCATCACTGAAAAAGATAATAATTTATGTCCAATCAATAGCCAGCATTTCAATCTTGTGTAGTGTCTATGGGTCCGCTGTCAACCTCAGCTCCTTCAATAGCTGAAAATTCTGAGTCAATAATTGGTTTCAGAAATTTCTCAACTTTGGTTAGTCTTTGCTTTAGTTTCTGCTGCATTGATTCATATTCTGCCAAGATCCGAGCAAATCTTGTTTGCATAAGGTCTACTGACCCTTCCATTCGGGCCACTTTCTCTTCAATATCCTTAGGATCACTTCCAGAATTTGCAATATTTATATCTAGTAGACCATCTTTCATTAAAATTTGTTTACCTTTCTCTTCTAACATAGCTTTGGCATCTGGATACTCAGTTAGTGCTTCCATGAGGTCATCTTTTGAAAGACAGAACAGATCTGAGTAACCAATACTTTTAATGTTGGCTGTTCTTCGATTGCCTGCTTTGCTGCCTTTAATATTAAGGATACTTATCTCACCAAAGTAGCTGCCATCACTCAATACCACAAACTGAGTAATTCCATCGTCTGCCACCACAGCAAGTTTGCCTTCTTTGATTATGTACATTTCTCTTCCAATGTCTCCTTTCTTACAAATGTAATCTCCTGGACTATACACTTGGGGTTGTAATTTCAAGACCAATTCCACCAACAGACCAGCTTCACAGTCAGCAAAAATACGCACTTTTTTTAATGTATCTAAGTGAACATTAATGGCAATCTCTGCTCTGAGTTTATCAGGTAAATACTTCAAGACTTCTTTCTCATCAACTGTTTTTTTGTTGGTCCACAAATAGTCAAACCACTTAATAACTCTCTTTTCCATGTCTTTGCTTACATTTCGAAAATGCATGTATTGCTTGATTGCATCAATTTTTGCTTGGAATTCTGCTCTTGCTGCATTCATGTTGGAAATCATGGAACCTATGTTACCAACAATTGTAGCAAAAATTAAGACTCCAATTAAGAAATCAACCACCACAAAGATATATTCAGAATCCTTTACTGGAGGTGGTGTTTCACCAATAGTGGTCAAAGTTAGTGTAGACCAGTAAAgactatatacatattttctagcCAAACGGCCAAATTCTGGATCATTAATATCAGGATAGACCCAGGTATCATTGCCAAATCCAATAGCTTTTGAAATAGAGTAGTACACACATGCATTCCAGTGAATAATGATAACAATATACATGACAAGGTTAGAAATCCTGAAAATGTTTGGGTAGTTTGTCCTTGTTTCTGTTCTCTGGAAGAACTCAAACATACGAGATATCCTTAATAATCGATTTAATCTAATTTCTGGGTAGTTCCATCCCAGCTTAAAATACAACAGATCAGTTGGTATCATTGAAAGAGCATCAAGTTTAAATTGcacatttgatttatatttctctatGAGCTTAAGCTCTTCTCTCACCAGTAATCCTTGCTCTAGATaacctaaaagagaaaaaaggacaattcaatattttttgctttttaatgctatttatttctctaaagtaACTTTCAATGAATTTCAATGAGTTCAGCACAAGAATTCATTCCCAATAAACATGATTTTAGAAGTTTAATAAGATAAAACTGCCCTTCACCAAATGGTTatgagaaatattcttttttttgaagtgttttaattcatttattttatatatagtcagTCTTACTTTAACTTCACATATATGTGAGTTATTACccaagaacactttttttttgagtttttcttgattaaatacttttttttatttaaacaactttattacatacatgattgtgtttgggtttcagtcatgcacaatggaatattatgcagctgtcaggagagatgaagtaagaaaaatgaaagacattcttgcaataataactttcagacacaaaagagaaatattcttttgcagaaggaaaaagaaaacaccttCTGGCCAgcaggtagagctcttgccttgcatatggccaaactgattcaatccccagttgAGTGAAGAGCCATGAAGGATCTCTGAGCTCTGCTGCTTGTGTCCCTACttgaaacaaaaaactaaaacaatctcCTGGACAAGTTTCTTGAATACCCATTACACCGCATCTGTTCCCCCTCCCATACCCATGACTGAGTCCCAGCCTTATGATTAAAGTGTAGGTACCTGtcctgatacacacacacacacacacacatatatacacacatatttggtACATGTCctactgtatatatatacatatatgtacatacatatatacatagatatagatatagatatacctatttggttttggggccacacctggcagcgctcaggagttatttctagctctacactcagaaatcactcctggctcaggagaccatatgggatgctggtgatcaaacccagatccaggACGGGTGatcgtcctagatcagccatgtgcaaggcaaacgccctaccattgtgctaccacttttCCCCCTCCAAAGTTATATAAATGACACTTTAATTTCTTGGCCTCCAAGCTTCATTAGTTAAGTGAGGTCTTTTTTCTACCCCACTACCCATAAACTTGTGTTTATCTGGAATCTCTGTACTATCATGCACTatactagaaaaataatttcctctAGTACTGCCTGCCTGAACTGCCAATAGGACAGAATATTAGGAGTATTGCTTCTGTGCATTGTTATTTAGCATATAAaactttttgtattatttttgagatttttttattcatCATTTGTTCCACAATCAAAATGATTAATAATGGAAAACCATacaatttttaagagaaaaaatatctgcTACATTCACAGAACCACCAGTCtaaaatgaaatactacacaaatGCTCTTTGTACCTGGCGGAAAATAAATGCTTTAGAGTTACTCAGATTTTCAATAAAGAGCTAAAATGAGGTAAGTATCCTTTGAAATAAATTACCCCAATGATTGGAGATTTTAAGTAATGTCCATTAACTTTTTACTGCCAGACAACAAAATCATTATGGTATTTGATTCCAAGTCCTTCACTGCATGCACCTTAGTCCCATACAGATTCAGAAAGGTTTCTATACCCAAAGTTCAGTTGTTGTGAGAGAGTGTAGGGACCTAGAACTAGAGCAGCACTATGTCTTTCAACAATCATTTCAATGCTGAATGTACTAAGATAGGCCCAGAGAATATCATACACAAATTATATAATGTCTTCACATATTTCTCTTTTGTTAAGAGTTATGTTAAGAGTgtttcaggtaaaaaaaaatggcagtgctggagcacatgctttgcatgaatgaGGCCTGTTTCTATGACCCAGtatcacatggtccctggagctccTCTGAAAGAGACCACTGAGCAGtgaaccaggaatagctcctgagtcattgctagatgtggcccaaatgaCTGGTACATGGAAAATAAAGAAtcgagaaaagaaaatttagaggGTTTATGTGAAAAAGCAAAGCAGAATTGTGGGGTGGGCTCACTTTTTCCTGTGCTAGGAAGCCATGTAGAGGGTGAGCAGCTATAGAGAGCCCTCACGCCCATCTCTAACAATCAGTGTTACGATGTTCTGGCACAGCATTGAGTTGGGCAGACCTTGTTTTGGGTGTGTGGGGACTCTTGTCATATGACATGACTTTTCCCAGCAGAGTCTACACAGTAGGAACAAGTGAATCTGTTTATGATGATAAATATCATAGGTGGTGCTTCTCTGGCAACCTTAATTTCTATGGATATAGGCATCTGAAGTTTTTGCTCCCTCTAATTTCTGCATGAAACCATTAAATCCATAGTATATGAAATCTGGTAGCTTGCTGTCCATAACCACTGCTCTATTTGGTGATTCTTAAAGCTTTATTCTATCCTTACTGGCTATATTTGTATATAACCTGCCTCTAGTAGGGGACTTCAATACCCTGCTTCCTAATTAATAATGACCCACCAAACACCATAACATTGATTTAAGGgcacatataatattatatttatttgacaACTCTTTTTAATACAATGACAATTTTCTCTACACACCTTTAAGCTAAGTCACCACTAGGTATAAAGTTTCCTTTGTCCCACACAGTCAATAGAATATATACATTCACTCTAGTCCTCTGACCTGGCATAAACTCAACACACAGGATACTATAAGAAAATCACCAATTCATTTTAAAAGGTTGTCTAGAAACATCTTTCTGAATCAGTTGGGATAAATAAGCTAGTGAGTGGATATATAGTACTCATGCTTTCAATGTTTCGTTTCCCTCTAAACAGATATttgattgtttacattttaaaaaaccctcacattaataaatgaaaaagaacaggAATCAAAGTATGAATATACAAAATATCCCAAAGTGAACACAGTTACCTGTTCTTGTTCGTACAAACATATCAAGAAGATAGACTATATCAGCACCATAATCAAAAAAGAGCCAGTATTTCAGGTAATCAGACTGAAGTTCATCGAAACAAgatctataaaagaaaaactgtataaataaaataaaatagggtacTGCTAAAGTACAGTCAATAATCTTGTGTAAATTTTTAACCACATTGAAAAGTATGACCTCTTAAAACCAGAAGCCATCTTAGCATCCATTTAGTCAGTCATGGTTTCCTTGGATATTTCCATGTGTTTGAATCAGGATCACTTCCACTTCTGAATCTCAGCATTATTTCCATTATATTTGTTGCTTTTGTGAGGgtatcaaataagaaaaaataatctgggCTATATAAGTAacttggccggagagatagcacagcggtagggcagttgctttgcatgcggccaactcaggacggacctgatttgaatcccagcatcccatataggtcccctgagccaaaagcgatttctgacctcagagccaggagtaacccctgagcacagccaggtgtagcccaaataaataataagtaagtaagtaagtaaataaataaaacctggtCACATATCTGattccaccaaaaaaattaaataattatttataatgtaagctatattcactttggtcacaataaaaatatttaaaaaggtattttttaaaaatcaaagaaaacaaacattacTCTCATATAGCTAAGTTGTTGAGTATTAAGTgtttgaaaatattctttcatGTTTCTCAAGATGGTAACTATATGTCAAAAATAGGTTCATCAATTATAACAAATGGCCACTGGGAGTGTGAATTACCAACAGGAAAGAAAATTTGAATACACAGGAGATATTTGGAAAATATCTATGCCCTCCACTCAGttataaattaaagcaaaaaaagggggaagagtGATaacccagtggtagggcatttgccttgcacatggctgacccaggatggacctgggttcaatccccagcgtaccacatggttccccaaagccaggagctatttctgagtgcataggcagaaataacccctgaatgtcaccggtgtggcacaaaaaaaataaataaagtatagcgcagcaggtatggtgcttatCTTGACACAACTATCTTGAGTTTGATTTTCAACCTCCTATATAATCCaccaaaagcaccaccaggtgttattcatgaattcagagccaggaacaaatcctgagcactgacaggtgtggtctcccccaaatttaagaaatttaattaaattaagtgaAGCTTAAAGATAGTCACTTTATTATGGTATATTTTAAGAAGGAATAAATGATCTCAAGATAaagctaaaatataaatgttgGGCGAAACATAATGAGAACTAGGTTTATACTAGCCATCTGATTCATAGGAGATTGTACTTGGTCCTGGGTACTAAGTACTAGGTCCTTGGTCCTAAGATGtctacaatataaaatatagttcaaCTTATACCCTTGACCCTTTTCTACTCTTAGTGTTATGTTTTCCTTAAAAATCatggaatggaaataaaaaaaattatcagacttgaacactgaacccaaaatcaataacaacagaattgatacccaatctacaacaaactgtacaagaggagatcagttacactagcattccgggtggcaaaggagggagatatgggatgcatgctaggaacagagggtggagggaggacaacactggtggtaggaatgcccctgattcaatgtcactatgtaccttaaatattactgtaaaaaatttgtaattcacattggtcacaataaaaattgtttttacaaaaagatacttttttaaaaaaaatcaaagaaaacaaaaattactctCACATAGCTAAGTTGTTGAGTATTAAGTgtttgaaaatattctttcatatttctcaaactttgtgttgggttactgatcctaccctaatcaataattgtgctccaccctagggtgtgacctggtgataaacaagaatcaggtaccaacctAAGTTGGGAGCCGAAtatcaagtaaggaataatccaatatactatcaccaggtcacacctaGGGTgtgtacaataattgattagagTAGGATTAgtaagataataatcttatggaaatgtatttatatataacactttggtttttttttgtttcttatatttgttttgatttttgggccacacccgtttgatgctcaggggttactcctggctaagcactcaaaaattgcccctggcttggggggaccatatgggatgctgggggatcgaactgtggtccttccttggctaacgcttgcaaggcagacaccttgcctctagcgcaacctcgctggcccctatatataacactttgttgttgttgttgtttttaatatattttatttaaacaccttgattacatacatgattgtgttcgggtttcagtcatgtaaagaacaccacccatcaccagtgcaacattcccgtcaccaatgtcccaaatctccctcctccccacccgacccccgcctgtactctagacaggatttccagttccctcatacattctcattattaggacagttcaaaatgtacaaaagagaaaagagctggaagttacagctcacctcaggaagctcaccgcaaagagtgatgagtttagttagagaaataattgtatgagaaaattttctctaactcatcactctttgtggtgagcttcctgaggtgagctggaacttccagctcttttctcttttgtgtctgaaaattattattgcaagaatgtctttcatttttcttaaaacccatagatgatgagaccattctgcatttttctctctctctgacttatttcactcagcataatagatttcgtgtacatccgtgtataggaaaatttcatgacttcatctctcttgacagctgcataatattccattgtgtatatgtaccacagtttctttagccattcatctgttgaagggcatcttggttgtttccagagtcttgcttgtaaatagtgctgcaatgaatataggtgtaagaaaggggtttttgtattgtatttttgtgttcctagggtatattcctaggagtggtatagctggatcgtatgggagcttgatttccagtttttggaggaatctccatattgcttcccataaagattgaactagacggcattcccacctgcagtagataagagttcctttctctccacattcccaccaagactgtttattctcattctttgtgatgtgtgccattctctgtggtgtgaggtggtacctcatagttgttttgatttgcatcttcctgatgattagtgatgtggagcattttttcatgtgtcttttggccatttgtatttcttttttgtcaaagtgtctgtccatttcttctccccattttttgatgggattagatgtttttttcttgtaaatttctgtcagtgccttgttatATATAACACTTTGTACTGGAGATTCAAGTGTATTAAGAACCAAAGCCTTTATACCTGATCTTAGTAAAGCCTGCAGAAAATAATGCAACCTCAATTTACAATTTTGTGAGGAAATATGATTGAGGAAGAGCTGCAGGTCCAACTTGACGGGGGAgatcaaaccccttgttgatggtctccaagtcaaagaatgattcccaaaaagataaattgaatcccattcttctgtccccccttttgggggagactttgataataatatccgacgtgaataatcaacgaatgcaaaagattaggggaccaaagattcagcaaagaaagtcttttgtcagttgcagccagctccaaaaagcaaactgaacaagccgtcagttctggcaaaagagctccctatgcctccccaacaagctatttatttgtttccttaatcacccccacctggaagatccaggtgggatgacaggcaaaaacattattacaacaatcacacaacaattcccccttttttgtaagcaaacaataatagtatacaatacaatacaataataatatacaatacaatacaacactacataattacaattacaaaactttaatgaaatattaaatactataaaattaaaaacattaatttcaattaattaaaaacatttaattacactaatcataattgaaatatactttaaaagattttaatcataaaaaatacaaatatataaattaaattttttttttttactaagttcaaagttactctcaaaaaataaggagtatagaactcctaaaagtccaatcaaagacatttgatgaatcaggaaagacgagttgtaacttgatataggacacagcactggaacagttaatgatgtattcctcagttcgatattaggaggcttgcaattgtgatgagattcctacaaataaaacgttaaaaactaggaagaaaagatgaattgtgagaaataataaattaaggcataaagtgtcaggaaaagaaaaccataaacaaaaattacaaaaccgataaacatacaaatacatactatacaaaattatgggaataacactcatttataattgccagaaatatctattagacaggaatcaaaataaagccaaaaaaatttgaattgaatcaaaaaaaatcactttgaaaatacaataatgaaaaaactgtttaaatgaatatttcaaaataacaaaaaattatagtaacgaaaaaaattttttaaatcaaagtcgattaaatctagatgatcaagaatttcatgtgcaacatgaccataaaattccataatgcaaatatgaaacaataaatatagtataatcagtcatcaataatgagcactgtgaacagagtctacccaaaattatggttatatcaaaactataattatacctccatctcaaaatctatgttgagagcaataaaacactgatgttacaatgaaaagtcaaaagttgccaaatgaataTATATcgatacacaatcataaagcaacattaacatgattaagaatctttctttcatataggtcttaagtaacatcaatatattgcaaaatcttctaattaatagtaacctaaaacaatactaaaattaaggcataaatacatcatacaaacaaccacaatggggattcatcatattcattcctattaaggaatcatacctaaaaaatgaccagtaaaacatcaatggtaatcgacaaataaaggaaatgatcattaagtcttcatagtagatctctgagaaatataaaacaagatatatgctgctgtagattttaccgatgcaatagggattttcttgatcttcttatcatcaaaattgatccaatactgttctgtggcaattttacaatatgaagtacaatgtccataatgaacttgaccaaaatgatttgatactgatgataaattatattttttgatcttattattatcttcttgagtgaattctgctaaattgaggtcttccaaaggaaaatccacataagtgtataattttttaatctgttttccatcaaaagcaaaacgtttcaaatgaattatcaatatgggaggtattttccataaatatgttttctttgaaaaatctctttgaGTGTTGCAGTTAtaacagtgaattctattgttatctctcaaatcttcttctttaaaaaattcaacaaggcattcctgtaaagtacatttatctgcagacttgacagccagggacaactgaacaaatgtttcataaacctcagacttttggtaacatgtaagacactgtagtatagatttaaactgtccttgaaaggtatcatagatcATAGATTTGCAagctctaaattgttcatatttatcattttctataaagtgtacagttttatctgttattgaatttttaagcaaatcttgatgtaatccttctataagaaacattaataattcgtgaggatcctgttggttgtgtccagcaaattggtcattgagtaaacttattgttgttttgaagctttcaggattgaaatacttatggcatccatttcccatgattttgataagatgaccaaattcatctgctaatttacctttatgtccctttggattttctctgttaatatcttttttataatgatcttgataaaaatactgagtcaagtctgtaatattatacaagcattgcaatattgaattcatgtaacatgagttacccaaattttgtaatccagtgaaaacaggtttctgtttttctatatgTAGTCCAaactgtaaggatttttcacttttgtcagattcactgagaatatgaggtatgaaagttaatccctcacttactttcccagtcacctcagcagcaccacaactgtcaatatcttgagcagtctgtacttgatgtggggaggagtctatagtcccagcaacctgaccttgatcatcagtgccagtccgatttctaacgagacgcaaggggacccaaaatttcttaggagggttgtcatttgtagaaacataagcataacccctccctctcaagaggagataaccagcaatccattttttatcctcttttatccaaattggaatatttgttgtttcttgtctctgattatcttctttaaaatgtttttcccctgctgtatagctctctccctgaggtaaatttagataatttagtgtaatgagagtcaaagataagAGCTCCGTTGgcattaaacctctttttctattcttttgcaattgagttttcagagttctatgggctctttccacaattgcctgtccttgacaattgtggggaattcctttaagatgttttatctgccattcattacaaaaaaattcaaaagttttacttatataagaaggtccattatcagtcttaatagaatacagaatacccataacagagaaacattgtaaaagaaaactgcaaactgccttagatttttgggaagacataggaattgcccaaataaatatgtatccactaccacatgaaggtatggttttttgggaaataagtctgtttgagttacatccatttgccacaattcgttagactgcaagcctcttggatttgctcctgctatatgagtctttcgTGCTAGCAgggcacatatgttacatctttttataatttctctcgcttgcttccatggaatttgataatttacatgtaaatgacgagcatttgtgtgtaatgctgaatgttcctctacaggtgatttaaatataggcattgccaacaaatcagcagttttatttccttgagccattggccctggaaggcctgaatgagctctaatatgtgtgatgacgataggttcagttcttttttgaataatgtgttgtaacctttttaataaattctgtataataggactatgagaattgagggaggcagtggctatcactgggcataaatttacaacatataaagaatcagaaacgacattcatggcttcagatacattttctaatagataaattaacattgctaattcaactttctgtgcagacttatatttggtttctatcgttatattcatattttctccggTTATTCCGCCCCGTCCCCCgcttgatccatctacataaaaaacttttgcattgggaataggggaatccctcacaattgaagagataacaaactgagtctttttcaaaaagtcccaggtctttccttttggataatgagaagaaatctctcctgtaaaatccGAGAGAgacctttgtagagattcattaagaggcaatattaactcaatttccttttttggtattggcaatactattatatctggatcaaaacctaacaaaaatattgatctgagtcttgctttgataatcaattctgtgattagttgcaggtaagatatcacagactgaggctgtttgttatgtaaatacacccattccaaaggaccagcctgttgcattaaagccgcagtaggtgtttcttttgtagggaaaattaataaaaataccttctctccagggataaatcttaagagaaatgatttttgcagtctgttcaagaaaatgtccaattcatttttagcagcttgtgttaaatttctgggactatctaatgcaggattaccttccaaagttttaaacagattaaacagctctgcatttgagattcctagcgctgggcggagccaatttacatcacccaaaagtttctgaaagtcattaagcgttttaaggttctctttttttatggaaattttttgtggacgtattgattttctgtccaaaataaagcccaagtattgatatggtggcatggtctgtattttttctaaagctattttcagtcctgccatttgcaaacaattgatcacataagcatataatttctgtaaatctgtttcattattcattgtaattaaaatatcatcagtgtaatgataaattatagcttggggaaatctttcacgagcagggttcaaaattttgtccacaaaatattgacacatagttggtgaatttagcatgccctgagggagaacagtccactgaaaacgcctgcaagggtgagtattattaatagaaggaactgagaatgcaaaacggtgtttatcatctgggtgaataggaatatgatagaagcagtcttttaggtcaattataattagtggccattccttagggattactacaggtgatggtaaacctgtctgtaattttcccataggtaccatagataaattcacagctctcagatccattagcaatctccatttaccagatttcttttttatggtaaatacaggtgaattccattgagaaaacgaaggctcaatatgtcctaattttagctgttcttccactaattctgtcagcacctttaatttatcagttttaaggggccactggcctatccaaattggttcatcagatttccattttatttttattggtgctggggtttttctggcagtggcccctaccaaaaattttgggtttttaattcagaagaaggttcaggctcaccttgagctaatggaatatgaaattctgccttccattgtttatgcaaatcacggccccatagggatggtgagaatgggcccacatgaggtctgattatagccttttgattttctgggccataaaataccatggttgttgtgcttaacaagcaagaactcaggcctcctatt is a window from the Suncus etruscus isolate mSunEtr1 chromosome 16, mSunEtr1.pri.cur, whole genome shotgun sequence genome containing:
- the CNGA1 gene encoding cGMP-gated cation channel alpha-1, which translates into the protein MMKKNIINTQYSFMKIPNVVVPDIEREIRMMENGACSSFSDDDNTSIFEESKKENAYARDFFQNAAHKTGEFQRNQYLPGAIALFNINNSSNKDQQSKEKKKKKKEKKSKSDDKKENKKDTQKKKKGEKDKEKNKEEKGKDQKEEVKKEVMVIDPSGNTYYNWLFCITLPVMYNWTMIIARSCFDELQSDYLKYWLFFDYGADIVYLLDMFVRTRTGYLEQGLLVREELKLIEKYKSNVQFKLDALSMIPTDLLYFKLGWNYPEIRLNRLLRISRMFEFFQRTETRTNYPNIFRISNLVMYIVIIIHWNACVYYSISKAIGFGNDTWVYPDINDPEFGRLARKYVYSLYWSTLTLTTIGETPPPVKDSEYIFVVVDFLIGVLIFATIVGNIGSMISNMNAARAEFQAKIDAIKQYMHFRNVSKDMEKRVIKWFDYLWTNKKTVDEKEVLKYLPDKLRAEIAINVHLDTLKKVRIFADCEAGLLVELVLKLQPQVYSPGDYICKKGDIGREMYIIKEGKLAVVADDGITQFVVLSDGSYFGEISILNIKGSKAGNRRTANIKSIGYSDLFCLSKDDLMEALTEYPDAKAMLEEKGKQILMKDGLLDINIANSGSDPKDIEEKVARMEGSVDLMQTRFARILAEYESMQQKLKQRLTKVEKFLKPIIDSEFSAIEGAEVDSGPIDTTQD